The genomic stretch AAGCTAAAGCAAATGAAGAGATCAAACTCGACTACTGTAGGACATAAGAGATAAggagttaatccctagtcaacccctttgttCCTAGAAGTTGCTCTACTATAAATAACATGGTTCACCTTGGACGCGGAATGCATTTAACCTCGGCTACAGTAGAGAGGTAATGAAGGGCGTTATGATAAGCTTACAGTTTACCCATCGGTTAATATAAAACCGATGGCGTAAGTTGTACATGGGTTTGAACCAAAACATATGCgtttcaattatttttaaaactagcGCATAATACCTCTCAATTTTTCAATAAAACCGAGGGGTGACAGAGAATTTTTTTAAATCGTTACATTGTTTAcgcaaaatattaataaaataatttgtttacaagCTACTCTGTTTACCTAGAATATTACATTATCTACACAGAAAATATTTCTGTTGCAGCAGGCATGGCAGACATGCATGACACAAAAAATGCAACAAATTAGTGACGTGAGTGCCATGTCACAAAGTTGTGACGTTACACCCATGTCATTAAATaacaaattttcttttttaatttcggTTTCATATTAGGAAGTTGCGACGTGGGCTACATGTCACTAATTTGTGATATGTATTTCACGTCACTaacgttaattttaaaaaaaactgatataatattaataaaaaaggtttttattaatatttctgattcaaaattaataatattaataaaaaatatttatttaaaaataaaataaaaattataatataataattaataaaatataattaataaaaaactatgaattaaaatttaatttaatatcttacattaattaaaattttatgtcTTAGACAATtttaaattacaaataaaaataaaaataaaactaatcttTATGGGTTTTCTGGGTCAGGAAATTCATCATAGTTAATATCATTATCATTCTCTTCATCCGTCGGTGCACCACCAACTCATACGTTTCTGCCAAACGTTTGATTACCGCTTCCGTGGAATTGCATAAATAATTGCATTTTGTAACGCCccgtattttctaattttaatttaatcggaaattaaattattatttagaattatttagtattttcgttgaactaattggaggaattatggaatattggtcTTTGGACCAAGTGTGATATTTAGTaatggggggggggggtgttaagttgttgagcccattaataaattatgttatgttttcataaaacaaggaaataagaggaaattgagaaatagaggaggaaaccataagagggagagaagaagaactcatggacaaaatccattttcgtattcatggtgcagtcctcacaaaatgagtcataactttctgcttgtagctccaaatcaggtaattcttgaagattcggattctgcacgaaatttccttcgattttatATATTAGTTCGTGTCATGgaagttcttgatgagggagataagcgagtttgaagattggagattcttgccaAATTTGATGAaagagggcttacgggtttgatggagaagaaggggaaaagtccagattcttggctaaggtaagggggattcttccagttagcatctcttatcgtattgtagatgatgatgttgattagaGGTATTATTTAGGTCAATttggttatatgttaggttgAGGTTTATGATGATTTTGAATAGGATCATATAATTGATTTGCCTATGTTGAATTATGTGCATAATTGTGTGTGAATTGATGTTATGGTATGAATATGGTGCTTTGTTAATGTTCTACTGTGTTCTTCCATGAAACTGGATCTATGAATATGAATCCCTAACTAAATGAGTGGAAGTTAGGTTCTTAATTTGTAAAATTGATATAGGATGATATGTTGTCGAAGTTAGATGAATCCTATATGTTAAAGTGTGCAAAAATTATGTTTTAGATCCAAAATCGCAGGCTGTAATGGTGAAAAACGAGTGGAAAACCAACTGGTATGATTGCAGGTTTTGGAAGGTCTCTGGCAttttgcgtatgatacgcatatgagggacattcccaagggccatacgcgtatggtacgcgcccTGTCCCGTCCAAAATTTCACTCTTCTTcctgtacgcgtatgatacgcgtatgaagaGGTGGGATTCTCCTATGAcgaggtgatacgcgtatggtgtgtttTTCAGTGGAAATCAGCCTATGCTGATACGCGTACGGCCAGGAGTTGTGCAGAATTTTCGCGTTTTGTGATTTTTCGAAAGTttgatgatgcgtaacttttgaaccgttggcctgttttaagtgccatttcgagcaggatgaagcttatgaaatattatttttgttataatgAGGAAATAAGCAGTagcttgaatttatttttaaaccaTGATTTGCttattttgatgaatgatgtgtcGTTTCGTAATGATAACTTATCTTTCATCAATGAGGTTAATGTCATTTTGTAATTCCTTCTAGTTGATATTGATTTCCTAAAGGAATTCGCGCTTGCTTTACCAGTTCAAAAACTAGATTCACCCTTGTCGATGTTGATGGGCATGTCTCCTTCTTCAGGGAAATTGACAGCGCTGCCTCAATGCTTCCGTTAAACCAGTTTGAAACTCAGTCTACAACTTCAGTCAGAAGCCCCATAACGAGCAACCGATTTGCTGACATTAACCTGGATATGTTGTTGTATTGTATCTCCTaatcatcgtcctccatcttctTATCCGCGAATTTTTTCCGTCTCGACACAGCCAACAGAAACTTCAAAGTTCATTCATGACCGCTGGGATCTGCATATGGCTTATCTGATGGCATGACTTTTAGGATCTGATGAGGCGTAACACATATTTGTATTGTCACGATGTTGGGGGAAGGTGAGAGCGAGTATGTTGTGAACAATAGTTAACGGAGAGAGTTCCAAAATAAAACTGGATCTTACATGATAAAGTGGTTATCTATATACGACTTGTATTGCCCGAGAAAGTTTTACAGAAGCCTCACGGTAGACGCCAAATGTTCTGGCAGAACACATTTGGATAACCTTCCGAAGTTAAACCGACGAGGCTGCAACTCTATGGTGTTTGTTAGGAGGAAGATGAAGGGTGACTGGTGTCATAGGTTTCCACTCCTTTTTAAGTTATTCATCGGTTCAGGTCACTATACATAGATATTGGACAGATTGAAATATTCGAGTGGCACGATCGTGACATGCGTGCACTCAAGAAGAAGGTCTTGCCTATCTCTCGGGTGGGAGCTCATATTTATAGTGAAATGCTTGATCTAATGATCATTAAGTAGCTTCTTAACGCTTGTAACCGTCCATAATTATTATAACGTCTTCATTAATATTTCATTAATCATTTGTAAAATATTAAGTAGCTTCTTAACGCTTGTAACCGTCCATAATTATTATAACATCTTCATTAATATTTCATTAATCATTTGTAACCGTccatatttttaatttacaagtgcaaaatataaaatataaagaaaaaaataactatATTTATAGTTAATAAAACACTAACAAGTTGAATATATGACTATCAAAATATTCAACTTTATTTAacttttaaaagtaaaaaaaatagggttaaatacgttttaagtccctataaatatgtgaccctgtatttttagtccttataaaattttcTTTCAATGAATAGTCCTTCTAAAAATTTTATGCATGTAATTTCACTCCCTTCTCtaaaaccaatgtgtattttagaatgattattttgcagacatgttcataatgttttacAAAGTTTCGATGTGAAGGGACTGTCACTTTACAGATACTGATGGTATATGGCTTAAATAGTAACTAAGCTTGGATAAAAAACGAAAATGAAATGAAGTTCTTTTTTATAGAAGTTCCTAAAGTTGCATAAAGACGAGTATGCCCCTCAACTCCTTCTGAGTGGAAAACATTTTGTGAAGGCCGCGCCCGCGGAGGGAAAGGGGGGTCTGCGGCCGCATAGcagcccaacttggagatcatgGGAACGTGGCAGTTACTCCTCTGGTGGAAACTGGTCATGTCACCGCGCTTCCTTCAGCGGGCGCTTAGCTGGACCATGTGTACAAAATGActgaaaatctcaatttttttttgttttttcgctTGTTTCTTCAAACAGAGCTCCAAATGCAcacaaaacctaaaaataaagaaaacacaagcataatacaagaaaacaacaacaaaaactacagaaaacatgtgatattcgagtAAAAAACATAGTGCGATTCAGTGTTATCAATACCCTAGTCAAAGACCTAAATGCTCAGACAAACAGTTGCGTTAAGTATAAACAAATGGCTTATGACCCAATCACTTAGATAAAAGTGACTTAAAGTATTGCAATGTATCAGATAAGATTAACTTGCTTTAAAGAAATGCAAAGACTAAAATAAGATAAATGGCTCAATGATGTAGGATGATTAGATAGAAATGGTGGATAAAATTTAGGATATGACACACATTAAAGTGATTAAGCTCTAGTTTTTCTTTCGACCTCATGGGAAAGTCATGCTTGAATGCTCTCCTGGCTTTCTTTGCTCTACAACATTCCTCACACGCCTGACTTGGTTCCTTCACCTAAGAAAAGCCATACACCATCTTAGGTGTCCATGCCAGTGATCAACCGTGTTGATATCTATATTAAATGTCTTGTTGTCTCCCAATGGTGCTTTCAAAGTCATTGTGTTGGTGTAAGCCCTAGAGACCAATACTTTTGGTTATTTTATCAaactatttattattaataaaaataatttctttattgggtttatttttacaaaataatAAAGTCTCTAGAAtagttagtctatttaatgaaatgttaagtgtgATTTAACCAAGTGAACATAAGgatattattcttaaaatattcaTAGTCGAGCTTTATACGAAGTGGAGTAAGATTAAAGTATTAAGACTATTATATAGATAGGTTGAGATTGCATTTCATGAATCAAGGATAAGGAGTTATCAAGTCTTAACATAGGTATGAATATTAGGAGTAACATTTATACTGGATTGACCAACTATGCGAGTACTACATAAAATGCTATgaaaagtgtcataagttattatAATGGTGATAAGTGTGTATACCATCCTTCGACCTAAAACCACTATTATCCGTAACTAGATGACCATATAGACAGTTGAGGGAAGGTAGACATACAAACTAACAATTAAAAGGATAACATACTTACCTTTCAACGTCAGTGTCGACACTTTGATTTGTGTGATATCAGGTCGGAGGCTTTGTTGACAATTCCAAATTGAATGCTCTTTCCCTCCAATCATGCTTTTGGGGTCCTAGAGAGGCTGCTTTTCGTTGGCTATTGTTCGGATTCTATACTTGGCTAATTCAGCTGGTGCTTGCCCGAGGTACCTTAATGGGTGTAGCCTCTGTCATCATCAACGTACAATGATAACAATCTTGCGCACTTGTTCTAACGTACACTGCAATTACTGAATTCTTGttgtaataattatttgattcgCTGTAAATAGAGGTATCATGAATCGATTGGCCTGTTCAGTTTTATCCCATGACACCGTCACATAGTCTTTTGATAATTAGAGTCGTTTTTGCCTCAGTACCTCCATAACATTAACAGAGAACGTCGTATTAAACAGTTGTAAAGTTACTAGTAATTCCCTTCCAAAGAAAATAAGAGTGGTACAACACTCTATTGTGTTAGATAACATATGAATATTTAGCATCTATTATACGTTTAAATCACTCCCGAACTCCAGGTATTCGATAATTActcatcaattatatatatatattaatcttaAGATGTAAAGCGTAATGATAACTTATCTTTCATCAACGAGGTTAGTGTCGTTTCGTAATTCCTTCTAGCTGATGTTGATTTCCTAGAGGAATTCGCGCTTGCCTTACCGGTTCAAAAACTAGATTCACCCTTGTCGATGTTGATGGGCATGTCTCCTTCTTCAGGGAAATTGACAGCGCTTCCTCAATGCTTCCGTTAAACCAGTTTGAAACTCAGCCTACAACTTCAGTCAGAAGCCCCCTAACGAGCAACCAATTTGCTGACATTAACCTGGATATGTTGTTGTATTGTATCTCCTAATCTTCGTCCTCCATCTTCTTATCCTCAAAATTTTCCATCTCGGCACagccaacaacaacttcaaagttCATTCATGGCCGCTAGGATCTGCATCTGGCTTATTTGATGGCATGATTTTTAGGATCTGATGAGGCGTAACACATAGTTGTGTTGTCACGATGTCGGGGGAAGGAGCGAGTATGTTGTGAACAATAGTTAACGGAGAAGGTTCCAAAATCAAACTGGATCTTACATGATAAAGTGATTGTCTAGTTACAACTTGTGTGGCCCGAGAAAGTTTTACAGGAGCCTCATGGTAGACGCCAAATGTTCTTGCAGAACACATTTGGATAACAATCCGAAGTTAATCCGACGAGGCTGCAGCTGTATGGTGTTTGTTAGGAGGAAGATGGAGGGTGACTGGTGTCCTAGGTTTCCACTCCTTTTTAAGTTATTCATCGGTTCAGGTCATTATACATCGATATTGGACAGATTGAAAGATTCGAGTGGCACGATCGTGATATGCGTGCACTCAAGAAGAAGGTGTTGCTTATCTCTCGGGTGGGAGCCCATATTTAAAGTGAAATGCTTGATCTAATGACCATTAAGCAGCTTGTTAACGCTTGTAACCGTCCATAATTATTTTAACGTCTTTATTAATCATTCATTTATCATGTGTATGTAACCGACTCTATCAATGGCTTGTAACAGTTTATGACCATTGACCTTTCTGTAACTGAGCTGATCATGATAGCTCTAAGTTATTATCCCAACTTCCGATCCTTAGCTGTTGTAGCGGCAGCTCGGCTGCTTGTATTTCTCGGCACAGAGAATTATGGCATGTATACTAacaaataagagaaaaaaacccatatttttaagggttaatgaacttttccgtccctttaaatatttcaaatttcgtttttagtccctccaaaattttccttcaagaaatcgtcccttcaaaatttttcttctaaaCTATTGGTCACTAACGTCAAATTTCATAGCTAATtcgtggctaaagtcgtagctaatctctagtaAAAATGATTTTAGGGACCAATAATTTTgatgaaaaattttgaagggaagatttcttaaagaaaatttttggagggactaaaaacgaaatctgtaatatttagagggaccaaaaaattCATTAACCCTATTTTTAATTAACAAgtgcaaaatataaaatatgaagaaaaaaataactatatttatagttaataaaacattaacAAGTTGAATATATGACTATCAAAATATTCAactttttttaacttttataagaaaaaaaaggttaaatacgtttttagtccctataaaatgtGACTTTgtatttttagtccttataaaattttctttcaatgaacagtccttctaaaatttttatgcatgtaatTTCCCTCCCTTCTatcaaaccaatgtgtattttagaatgattatctTGTAgacatatcaataatattttaataaattcctggaaaaaaaactcaaaatttaatatctaagtttagattttcattacttttatcattattttttgaaatttgaaaaaattcatatttaactcttctcgttttaaaaacttctaaaacttagtaaataaatattttacagtattctaaacatatataaaaaaaattagagaaaatgagtgatgcattgacagtgtaaaatgttTTTACACCGTCAACCAATTaccaccatgtatccaattaaaccactcttttatttaaaaaataatttattgacaTGACTAATTGATAGCTTTCTATTGGATGATACTGTCAGTGAACTATCTTTTAACtccaaaaattattcaaaaatttaaaaattaaagaataatttatcagttttcaaaattttaaaaaataccatAGACTGAAATTGCATACATAAACatccatttaaaaaaaaatttataggaCCAAAAATATAGGGTGACATATTTATTGGAACTAAAACGTATTTAACCaacaaaatattaatataatcttTATGGTTACGATCCTTCTAATTTATCGTATAGTATTGCCACATTTTGTGCACTTACTTTACTTTATCTCTATGGCCGATTGTTCAATATAAGTTGTGAGAATCAGGAACCCCACGAAAAGATTGAAGAAGAAAATATGATCGGCAAGGGCTTACTTCAGTGCCAATCATTATCGGATGATCTCATCGTAGAGATCTTTTTAAGGCTTCCGGTAAGATCTCTCCTGCAATTGAAGTGTGTGTGCAAATCATGGAAAACCCTAATCTCCGATTCCCGATTCGCAAAGCGACACCTTCATATGTTAACCATGGATCCAAGCATAACCAACCCACAGTTTTTCTTTGGTCGAGGAGACGGCAAAATTGTATCTCTCCCTGTAAAGTCATTGTTGGAAAGCCCATCAGAACCTACTGAAGCTGTTGAGTTCACCATGGAACATAATTTTCGTGTTCTTGGTTCATGCAATGGGTTGGTGTGTCTGTTGGACGTGGATGAAGGTTATTTTATATTGTGGAACCCTTCAACCAGATTCAAATCCAATAAATCTCCATCccttaatttattatttgaaaAATGGGGTATAGCATATTATGGTTTTGGCTATGACCATGTTAATGACAAGTACAAGGTGCTACTAGATGTACGTCCTCACGGTAATAGTAATAATCACAATGTGAGACTTTATACTTTTGGAGAAAATTCTTGGACAACTATCCAGAATTTTCCTTGTCCTCCCACTAGATTCACAGGAAAATTTGTGAGTGGCACTCTAAATTGGGTAATAGTTAGATGGGTGGGTGATTATATACAAACTAGGATTCTTTCCTTTGATCTTGCGGAGGAGACTTATACCAAAATATTACTGCCTCAAAATCATAAACATGATGGTTGCAGGGACGACAAACCTAAGCTCGGCGTTTTGGATAACTGTCTTTGTCTGTCTTTTGACACTGGAACTCATTTGGTTCTGGTTGATGAAGGAATATGGAGTTGCTGAATCATGGACTAGACGGACGATGATCCCTGCAGAGCATTTACAGAAACCTGGAGAACAAGGGCTATATTATGTCATTGAACCCTTGTTCATTTTTGAAAATAGCATTATTCTGATGAGAACAATCAgtgtatttctcttgtatgaCTTAAATAATGGTACCATGAATATTCCTTTTATTTCCACCTCGATTAATAGGAATCAATTTCTTTACCTTGAGAGTCTCGTCTCGCCGCAATTGTAAACACTCATTCATTTTGCTAATGTTATTACTGTTTAGGATACTTTTATACATACTGTTGTTACACGGCttattagttaatataattatgCAGATATACTGTTATTAGTTCTGTTTTGTGTGTTATTATACTTAGAATAAACAGCAAAGACAAGGAACAATTGATTGTCTTCAATATATTATGTTTTGCTCACTTGTTCTACTTAGTACTACTTCAAATCATTTATGTTgtttaaattttgtatttaagattatttaattactaaatatgatattttctttaattttttgaatctttttatttttgagtatTTGTATTTACTTTCTAGTTTCTACACTAATTGATAGTCTTTACAGTAGTTACTTACTGCTATCCACTATATTATTATAGTATTTTAGAGGATTCTTGCAACACGATTTTATCAgaaattattatattatagacTATAGTTACAATAGATGAAACAGTGGAGCTCTTTCAGTTGTTTTTACAAGTGCTCATCCTACACATGATAATTATTCATCCTGAATCCTTATACCAGATGCTGCCCCGGTTCTGGACTGTCTTTACAAGAATAGTGTGCTTGTAGCCAACAAATATATCACCGTTCATAAATGATATAACCAAAACAACAATATTACAATGCTTTTATTCATGTTAAGAAGCACTGTTCTACCAACCAATTACTACACATTAAGAATTATTTGATGTCTCCAACCTTAtatgaaatattaaatttgattTCGGCCTAATCTTATTATTTGTATTGAGAAATATTTATCATTTGTATTGAGAAATGTTTATTCTATACTCTCATACCAGCGTTAAAAGTCCATTTTGTCTCTAGTGTTTGGAGATGTATTTTCGGACGTatctattttcatcattttaCCGTTCAAATTGAAGAGACGGCCTTATTATGTAAGAAATTactccagagatgcatctccgtatgTGAAAAAAGTGAatccgaagatgcatctctggTGATCTGAAGATGCGTCTCCAGACGCTTTTTTTCATTAACTCGCGCCAGGTTTTTGAGCACCTCAAAGTGCAATGCAATGCTGCCCGGTTTTTAATGTTGTCATTCCAATGCTTGTTTGGATTGTTTTTCCTTGCATTTTATTCTTGATTTAATTTGTGAAGCGGATACTTGATTCCGTTTACGCTTTCTTGTTATTACTAATGCGTTTGTTGACTTGTGCAAGGCATTTCAAGAGAGCTTTCGATCGTTTATTTCGATTGAAAAGCATTTGCATTTTGCTTCATGTGTGGATTTGATTTTGCTTCCGAAGCGATTGATTTTGTCTCATTCCATGAGATGTATATATTGCTTGTGTTTTTGTCTGGACTTGTGTTTTTATGCAAGTTTATTGTATGACATTCAGATGTATCCGATATGTTTcgattgtgatttattttcacatcgACGATAATTTAATGCTTATGTCAGATTATTGGATTTCTAATTTTTTGTGTTATTGATGTCATCTTACGCGGAGTTTTCCGGGTTTCTCTGCTTTGCTTGCTTATTACGGATTGTTATCTGTTTG from Vicia villosa cultivar HV-30 ecotype Madison, WI linkage group LG4, Vvil1.0, whole genome shotgun sequence encodes the following:
- the LOC131597065 gene encoding F-box protein CPR1-like, with the protein product MDPSITNPQFFFGRGDGKIVSLPVKSLLESPSEPTEAVEFTMEHNFRVLGSCNGLVCLLDVDEGYFILWNPSTRFKSNKSPSLNLLFEKWGIAYYGFGYDHVNDKYKVLLDVRPHGNSNNHNVRLYTFGENSWTTIQNFPCPPTRFTGKFVSGTLNWVIVRWVGDYIQTRILSFDLAEETYTKILLPQNHKHDGCRDDKPKLGVLDNCLCLSFDTGTHLVLVDEGIWSC